A section of the Bifidobacterium sp. ESL0745 genome encodes:
- a CDS encoding family 78 glycoside hydrolase catalytic domain: MKLEEMQSTSGTPVFKKVSDDDEGEASYRPHELLTALRDKPIGIGQTHPRLWWEVPVVPGVGGDQLSYQIELSNDVNGFADGALVQSTPEITSSQSTAVPWPFERLVPRQVAFWRVRVRVGTLGGKSVLTGWSEPVKIVVGPLSPRDWDNAIGIWTVGGAPVRPADPGPATSVDGTFSLCFKVLGESAGIFFRITADCQDGYLWRFNATDNTLDKVHVRNGHENPITSVKLPQNIDLRQYVNLSINIDGNRTATFIDDIPVDVDDNITNDGSSFGFKMAEHESIAVKSASIVPLNQTEPIFQATYDKDSVVPTYAHVTDDAMVIDENSFGLLGDVLPGDYWALLRREFDLPEGTVVGAYLYATGRSPIGARQHVYRAWVNGQYAGEGPARDIGRRTYETHDVTDMVRPGATNVLALQAWAQTGGRVQALLDVHYADGSIYTVVSGPEWQGRPGLDWRPWVGDMNVKVNYFVAPREDIDARHEPVGWQSSNYQGSDFRPVATYSRVGNLHADSSNGIGVIAYQPVSVTQLAPGSWLFDAGVERVYSVRCKLDVPQGLSGTQLRLRMGEELNDDGSVRYNLRSGIRYEDTWTLRKGKQSIEHWGYRCFRYLQIDTVESLDLSDAITLLNTVVPEPEQIGSFHSSDDVLNEVWQLCANSMRENRNDLYMDTPTRERMPYEGDLVTRGRGEVVYSHSYDLLRKSCRYIVRAPGKFTEYKFMPIQMAYEEYLETGDTDALSKDWGLYEREQGLRWLNKDGLIEKDRKTPMNDDIIDWPQPKEIDGFEFTRVNAVVNAWQYAAFVYLADAAQAVGREDDASRLRRLAKRMRSAMNTEMFDSAIGAYHDGRDSSHTAMHSTMYATALGVAENKDLKRIGQWLTADGKLDWVPVSCNAVAWLLEALYRTGQDQAALEVMRSHSETSWWSMMHRWGATQTMEAWSPDIKPNTTFAHPWGASPIVAISRWMLGVKLVKAGASQIAVEPHPADLPEVQGSVVTVRGLVSVQVKQQKSTTLTVTVPGNTRGTLRWPLSGHTLQDVAVTYPDGHDGDSSASVDSDTIVVPLSAGTTTVVVG, encoded by the coding sequence ATGAAATTGGAAGAAATGCAAAGCACTTCGGGGACGCCGGTATTCAAGAAAGTGTCGGATGACGATGAGGGGGAGGCGTCGTACCGCCCTCATGAGTTGTTGACCGCTTTGCGCGATAAGCCGATTGGCATTGGTCAGACCCATCCCCGTTTGTGGTGGGAGGTGCCGGTAGTGCCCGGCGTCGGCGGAGACCAATTGTCATATCAGATCGAGCTGTCGAATGACGTCAATGGATTCGCTGATGGCGCGTTGGTGCAGAGCACTCCGGAAATCACGTCTTCGCAGAGCACTGCCGTTCCGTGGCCTTTCGAGCGGCTTGTTCCCAGGCAGGTCGCGTTTTGGCGTGTCCGTGTCCGGGTAGGCACTCTGGGCGGAAAATCCGTTCTGACCGGATGGTCTGAACCGGTGAAAATCGTTGTGGGACCTTTAAGTCCGAGGGATTGGGACAATGCCATCGGCATCTGGACGGTAGGCGGTGCGCCGGTGCGTCCGGCCGACCCGGGCCCGGCGACATCGGTGGACGGAACGTTTTCGTTGTGTTTCAAAGTGCTGGGCGAATCGGCTGGCATTTTCTTCAGGATTACCGCCGATTGCCAGGATGGGTACCTTTGGCGATTCAATGCCACCGACAACACCTTGGACAAGGTGCATGTGCGCAATGGTCATGAAAACCCCATCACTTCGGTCAAGTTGCCGCAAAACATCGATTTGCGCCAATATGTGAACCTGTCAATCAATATCGACGGCAATCGCACAGCGACGTTCATTGATGATATTCCCGTCGATGTTGATGACAACATCACCAATGACGGTTCGTCCTTTGGTTTCAAGATGGCTGAGCATGAAAGCATAGCCGTCAAGAGTGCCAGCATCGTGCCCCTCAACCAGACCGAGCCCATCTTCCAAGCTACGTATGACAAAGATTCTGTCGTGCCGACGTATGCCCATGTGACCGACGACGCCATGGTGATCGACGAGAATTCCTTCGGTCTTCTCGGTGATGTGTTGCCGGGGGACTATTGGGCGTTGCTGCGTCGTGAATTCGATCTGCCGGAAGGTACTGTCGTCGGTGCATATCTTTATGCCACGGGCCGCTCGCCCATCGGCGCGCGCCAACACGTCTATCGTGCATGGGTCAATGGGCAATATGCGGGCGAAGGCCCCGCGCGCGATATCGGACGCAGGACCTATGAGACCCACGATGTCACTGATATGGTTCGCCCGGGTGCCACGAATGTGCTGGCATTGCAGGCTTGGGCCCAGACCGGCGGCCGTGTGCAGGCGCTTTTGGACGTCCATTACGCCGACGGCAGCATCTACACGGTGGTCAGCGGTCCAGAATGGCAGGGAAGGCCGGGACTTGACTGGAGGCCTTGGGTCGGGGATATGAACGTCAAGGTGAACTATTTCGTGGCTCCCCGCGAAGACATCGATGCCCGTCATGAGCCCGTCGGCTGGCAATCCTCGAATTACCAAGGTTCCGATTTCAGGCCGGTGGCGACATATTCGCGTGTCGGCAATCTGCACGCGGACAGTTCCAATGGCATAGGCGTCATCGCCTATCAGCCCGTTTCAGTGACCCAATTGGCTCCTGGCAGCTGGCTTTTCGATGCCGGCGTGGAGCGTGTCTATTCGGTGAGGTGCAAGCTGGATGTGCCGCAAGGCCTGTCCGGCACGCAATTGCGGCTGCGTATGGGTGAGGAGCTCAATGACGATGGCTCGGTGCGATACAACCTGCGCAGCGGTATTCGCTATGAGGATACCTGGACCCTGCGTAAAGGCAAGCAGTCCATCGAACATTGGGGTTATCGCTGCTTCCGCTATCTGCAGATAGATACGGTCGAAAGCCTTGACCTTTCCGACGCCATCACGTTGCTGAACACGGTCGTGCCCGAACCCGAGCAGATCGGTTCGTTCCATTCTTCGGATGATGTGCTCAATGAGGTATGGCAGCTCTGCGCCAACAGCATGCGAGAAAACCGCAACGATCTTTACATGGATACGCCGACCCGCGAACGCATGCCTTATGAAGGTGACTTGGTGACCCGTGGACGTGGCGAAGTGGTGTATTCGCATTCCTACGATCTGCTGCGTAAAAGTTGCCGGTACATCGTGCGTGCCCCCGGAAAATTCACGGAGTACAAATTCATGCCCATCCAAATGGCGTATGAGGAATATCTGGAGACAGGTGACACGGACGCGCTTTCGAAGGACTGGGGGCTTTACGAGCGTGAGCAGGGCTTGCGTTGGCTGAACAAGGACGGGCTGATCGAGAAGGATCGCAAAACGCCGATGAACGACGATATCATCGATTGGCCGCAGCCCAAGGAGATTGACGGATTCGAATTCACCCGCGTCAATGCCGTGGTCAATGCGTGGCAGTACGCCGCTTTCGTGTATTTGGCCGATGCAGCCCAGGCGGTGGGACGCGAGGATGACGCGTCCAGGCTCCGCAGATTGGCCAAGCGTATGCGTTCGGCGATGAACACGGAGATGTTTGATTCGGCGATCGGTGCGTATCATGACGGACGTGACAGCAGCCATACGGCCATGCATTCGACGATGTATGCCACTGCCTTGGGAGTCGCTGAGAACAAGGATCTCAAGCGTATCGGCCAATGGCTCACCGCTGATGGAAAACTCGATTGGGTTCCCGTCAGCTGCAATGCCGTGGCATGGCTGCTTGAGGCCCTGTATCGGACCGGTCAGGATCAGGCGGCGTTGGAGGTCATGCGCTCGCATAGCGAGACCTCGTGGTGGTCGATGATGCATCGTTGGGGTGCCACGCAGACCATGGAGGCGTGGAGCCCGGATATCAAACCGAACACCACTTTCGCGCATCCGTGGGGAGCGAGCCCTATTGTGGCGATTTCCCGTTGGATGCTTGGCGTCAAACTGGTCAAGGCGGGAGCTTCGCAGATTGCGGTTGAACCGCATCCTGCCGACTTGCCCGAAGTGCAGGGCAGCGTGGTGACGGTTCGTGGGTTGGTTTCCGTACAAGTCAAGCAGCAGAAGTCTACGACACTCACGGTCACGGTTCCCGGCAACACGAGGGGAACGCTGCGCTGGCCGCTTTCCGGGCATACGTTGCAGGATGTTGCCGTCACTTATCCCGATGGACATGATGGGGATTCTTCGGCAAGCGTGGATTCAGACACCATTGTAGTGCCATTGAGCGCCGGAACGACGACAGTGGTGGTTGGCTGA
- a CDS encoding MFS transporter, producing the protein MTDESATESTKLGKYKSLQIASGLGGILGSGCIVGLSATITVFKDYLHMTPVQVGVVSSVLTFAIGFGSLFGGRIADRIGRIRVYNYINFIYAIGTLLMAFAPNYGTLIVAAVILGLTSGTELPVSLAVMSRDAPNEGISNKLVSSHQIYWHFGQFISYLVTFFLSTTGILSARVVFIFLTIIALVSACMRTFSKTLAQIHAEGEARIEANAKLNNVDVAENKVSVTKVLFGKYKKTFLFSLIGIGVYYVAWNLLANTWGQFQTYLLSVNIPNPAHRQTFATGIGLVLLCVATIMSVIFTQISASKMRKPLFYLGGAMQVVAMAIMAIGIRLGSGSLWFIVAGLAMFNIFNSFAGEAMYKVWTQNSFPATIRASVQGFINGFSRICCALFAIITPSLVAPEHIGATAWGFFAIMLVSFIAGVIMINTEDSRDSVVDKA; encoded by the coding sequence ATGACTGATGAATCTGCAACTGAGTCCACAAAGCTCGGAAAGTATAAAAGCCTGCAAATCGCAAGCGGTTTAGGCGGAATACTGGGTTCCGGGTGCATCGTCGGTCTGAGCGCGACGATCACTGTGTTCAAGGATTACCTGCACATGACCCCGGTCCAGGTAGGCGTTGTATCGAGCGTATTGACGTTCGCAATCGGCTTCGGTTCACTGTTCGGGGGGCGCATTGCCGATCGCATCGGCCGTATCCGCGTCTATAACTACATCAACTTCATCTATGCCATCGGCACTTTGCTCATGGCTTTCGCGCCGAATTACGGCACGCTGATTGTCGCTGCCGTCATCCTTGGCCTGACCTCCGGAACCGAACTGCCGGTCTCACTGGCAGTCATGTCCAGGGACGCGCCGAACGAAGGCATTTCCAACAAGCTCGTCTCCAGCCACCAGATCTATTGGCATTTCGGTCAGTTCATCTCCTATCTGGTGACCTTCTTCCTGTCCACCACGGGTATTCTTTCCGCTCGCGTGGTCTTCATCTTCCTGACGATTATCGCTCTTGTTTCGGCTTGCATGCGTACCTTCAGCAAGACCTTGGCGCAAATCCACGCCGAGGGTGAGGCCCGTATCGAAGCGAATGCCAAGCTCAACAACGTTGATGTGGCAGAAAACAAGGTCAGCGTCACCAAGGTGCTCTTCGGCAAGTACAAGAAGACCTTCCTGTTCTCCTTGATCGGTATCGGCGTCTACTACGTTGCTTGGAACCTCCTTGCGAACACCTGGGGCCAGTTCCAGACCTATCTGCTTTCGGTTAACATTCCCAATCCGGCACATCGTCAGACCTTCGCTACCGGCATCGGTCTTGTGCTTCTGTGCGTAGCCACCATCATGTCCGTCATCTTCACCCAAATCTCTGCAAGCAAGATGCGTAAGCCTCTGTTCTATCTTGGCGGAGCCATGCAGGTCGTGGCCATGGCGATCATGGCCATCGGCATCCGTTTGGGCAGTGGCAGCCTCTGGTTCATCGTTGCGGGTCTGGCTATGTTCAATATCTTCAACTCCTTCGCCGGCGAAGCCATGTACAAGGTGTGGACCCAGAATTCATTCCCTGCGACGATTCGCGCGTCCGTTCAGGGCTTCATCAACGGTTTCTCCCGTATTTGCTGTGCTCTGTTCGCCATCATCACGCCTTCGCTCGTAGCTCCTGAGCATATCGGCGCAACCGCTTGGGGCTTCTTCGCCATCATGCTGGTTTCGTTCATCGCCGGTGTCATCATGATCAACACCGAGGATTCTCGTGATTCCGTGGTCGACAAGGCCTGA
- a CDS encoding family 78 glycoside hydrolase catalytic domain — MSNDEVACNLNENEKESSEGRDAGGTAAGIRPYGLLTGLRDDPLGIGQATPRLWWQVPIVPGVGGMQISYEIQLSQSASGFIDSGAESTGEIRSSQNHRGFAEGMTNPARKVCPSQNSCGFAGEATASTGEIHSSQSTAIAWPFEPLPARSVSFWRVRVRVGETSDKSVLSDWSKPQKVVVGPLRAEDWDGAASIWASGGMPIHSSEPGPTRAEDAVLRLRLKVLGKSASILLRSAVDCNDGFLWRLDAEHNVLQKMHLHNNHEQPIGAASVPQDIDLHDYVDLRIVAVDECVRTFINGIQIDAVDGITKDGAAYGFKMAEGESVAVKSASICLPQTQSGCDRTGLDVNGEVDTERSKRSNGNGVTGDGDQRSNDVDISNISRGGYRNVADSCDGLSDVSESSGAGKQLFGMEYHDGCAVPPYAKLVDGAMVVPEGAFGLLGDALPGDYWAFLRHEFDVPEGEIAAAYLYAAGLSPLGARQHVYRAWVNGNFAGVGSSRQAEGPAYETYDVTEFINSGTANVIAFQAWAQAGGRVQAMLDVRYADGRVVTVATGPDWQGRPGLDWMPWHGDMNETVNYFVAPREDIDARREPVGWKTVGYAGTDFRPVESFDGIDGLRADESVEIKANDLKVKPTRLAPGRWLFDTGMERSYSVRCHLNVPDDLAGTELTLRMGEELNADGSARFHLRGGIRYEDTWTLRGGEQDFEHWGYRCFRYLQIDTDERLDLSGAITFTDLVAPEPDQTASFSSSDKTLNEVWRLCANTLSESRADLYIDTPTRERMPYEADLLTHGRGEMAFARSYDLTRKTSRYLVRNPGKFTEYKFMTVQIAYQEYLETGDPDELERDFGLYEGEQGLRWLNDDGLIEKDRKTPENDDIVDWPQPAEIDGFDFTRVNTVVNAWQYGALRALAAAAEAVGRGDAAKRYDALAARMREAMNKELFDPSAGAYRDGRDTSHTAIHSSVYAAAFGIPDEVDAREVGKWLVADSRLDDTVPVSCNAVGWLIEALYRTGQPQKALDLMRSHSATSWWSMMHRWGATQTMEAWNPEIKPNTSFAHPWGVTPIVEIARWLLGVNVTDAGGSRIVVAPHPADLEHVSGSVATVRGLVSVDIHQGKRTKVQVTVPGNVVGRLEYPLAGKLLDTVSATFSADGSSASSGISGLSVKGSSLIVPLVPGVTTVCL; from the coding sequence ATGAGTAACGACGAGGTTGCTTGTAATCTCAACGAAAACGAAAAGGAATCATCGGAAGGTCGTGACGCAGGCGGCACGGCAGCGGGCATTCGACCGTATGGTTTGTTGACGGGATTGCGCGACGATCCGCTGGGTATCGGGCAGGCGACGCCACGTTTATGGTGGCAGGTGCCGATTGTGCCGGGTGTCGGTGGCATGCAAATTTCGTATGAAATTCAGCTCTCGCAAAGTGCGAGTGGATTTATCGACAGCGGGGCGGAATCCACGGGGGAAATTCGTTCGTCTCAAAACCACCGCGGTTTTGCCGAGGGGATGACGAATCCCGCCAGAAAAGTGTGCCCGTCGCAAAACTCGTGCGGTTTTGCCGGAGAAGCAACAGCTTCTACCGGAGAGATTCATTCGTCGCAAAGCACGGCGATTGCGTGGCCATTCGAACCGTTACCCGCTCGCAGCGTCAGCTTCTGGCGCGTGCGTGTGCGGGTCGGGGAGACTTCGGACAAGTCCGTTCTTTCCGATTGGTCTAAGCCGCAAAAGGTGGTCGTGGGGCCTTTGCGGGCCGAGGATTGGGATGGTGCGGCCAGCATCTGGGCCTCCGGTGGCATGCCCATTCACTCGTCTGAGCCTGGGCCGACGCGTGCCGAGGACGCCGTCTTGCGCTTGCGGCTCAAGGTATTGGGCAAGTCCGCCAGTATTCTGCTGCGTTCCGCTGTGGACTGCAACGACGGATTTTTGTGGCGCTTGGATGCCGAACATAATGTATTGCAAAAGATGCACCTCCACAATAATCACGAGCAACCCATCGGCGCGGCTAGTGTGCCGCAGGATATCGATTTGCACGATTATGTTGATTTACGCATTGTCGCCGTCGATGAATGCGTACGGACGTTCATCAATGGTATTCAAATCGATGCGGTCGACGGCATCACCAAAGACGGAGCGGCTTACGGTTTCAAAATGGCGGAAGGTGAATCGGTAGCCGTCAAAAGCGCTTCGATTTGCCTGCCACAAACGCAAAGCGGGTGTGACCGAACCGGTCTTGACGTCAACGGTGAGGTAGATACTGAGCGTAGTAAACGTTCGAATGGTAATGGCGTAACCGGCGATGGTGACCAACGTTCGAATGACGTCGATATATCGAATATTTCCCGGGGCGGGTACCGGAATGTGGCTGATTCGTGTGATGGTCTTTCCGATGTAAGCGAGTCTTCCGGCGCCGGTAAGCAACTGTTTGGTATGGAATACCACGATGGCTGCGCCGTACCGCCGTATGCGAAGCTCGTCGATGGGGCGATGGTGGTGCCGGAAGGCGCGTTCGGGCTACTCGGCGACGCGTTGCCGGGAGATTATTGGGCGTTTCTTCGCCACGAATTTGATGTGCCGGAAGGTGAGATTGCGGCTGCTTATCTGTATGCGGCGGGTCTTTCTCCGCTGGGTGCGCGGCAGCATGTGTACCGCGCGTGGGTCAATGGCAATTTTGCCGGTGTCGGCTCAAGCCGGCAGGCTGAGGGACCTGCGTACGAAACGTACGATGTGACAGAATTTATCAATTCAGGAACCGCCAATGTCATTGCCTTCCAAGCGTGGGCGCAGGCGGGCGGCCGCGTGCAGGCGATGCTCGATGTGCGATATGCCGATGGCAGGGTAGTCACCGTAGCCACGGGCCCGGATTGGCAAGGCAGGCCGGGACTTGACTGGATGCCGTGGCATGGCGACATGAACGAAACGGTCAATTATTTCGTCGCTCCCCGCGAGGACATCGACGCCAGACGTGAGCCGGTCGGCTGGAAAACCGTGGGTTATGCTGGAACCGACTTCCGGCCCGTTGAGTCCTTCGATGGCATCGACGGTTTGCGCGCCGACGAATCAGTGGAAATCAAGGCTAATGACCTCAAGGTGAAGCCCACGCGTTTGGCGCCAGGCCGTTGGCTGTTCGACACCGGCATGGAACGCAGCTATTCGGTGCGTTGCCACCTCAACGTTCCCGACGATTTGGCCGGCACCGAACTGACGTTGCGTATGGGCGAGGAGCTCAATGCGGACGGTTCCGCGCGTTTCCACCTACGCGGCGGTATCCGTTATGAGGACACGTGGACCTTGCGCGGTGGCGAACAAGACTTCGAACACTGGGGCTATCGCTGCTTCCGCTATCTTCAAATCGATACCGACGAGCGCCTCGACCTTTCCGGCGCCATCACTTTTACCGATTTGGTGGCGCCAGAGCCCGATCAGACGGCGTCATTCTCGTCCAGCGACAAGACGCTCAACGAGGTGTGGCGTCTCTGTGCCAATACCTTGAGCGAAAGCCGGGCGGACCTTTATATCGACACCCCGACCCGCGAGCGCATGCCCTATGAGGCCGATCTTCTGACCCATGGTCGCGGCGAGATGGCATTCGCGCGTTCCTATGACCTGACCCGTAAAACCAGTCGGTATTTGGTGCGTAACCCCGGCAAGTTCACCGAATACAAGTTCATGACCGTCCAAATAGCCTATCAAGAATATCTGGAAACTGGCGATCCGGACGAGCTTGAGCGTGATTTCGGGCTCTATGAAGGTGAGCAGGGGCTGCGTTGGCTCAATGATGACGGTCTGATAGAAAAGGACCGCAAGACGCCGGAAAACGATGACATCGTCGACTGGCCGCAGCCCGCGGAGATTGATGGCTTCGACTTCACCCGTGTCAATACCGTGGTCAACGCATGGCAATACGGTGCCTTGCGCGCGCTCGCGGCCGCTGCCGAGGCGGTTGGGCGCGGCGATGCCGCCAAGCGTTACGATGCGCTGGCCGCTCGTATGCGCGAAGCGATGAACAAAGAGCTTTTTGATCCATCGGCAGGCGCTTATCGCGATGGGCGAGATACCAGTCATACCGCGATCCATTCCAGCGTCTATGCCGCCGCTTTTGGCATTCCCGATGAAGTTGACGCCCGGGAAGTGGGGAAGTGGCTCGTGGCGGATAGCCGCTTGGACGACACCGTGCCGGTGAGCTGCAATGCCGTAGGCTGGCTGATCGAGGCGTTGTACCGCACCGGGCAACCGCAGAAGGCGCTCGATCTCATGCGCTCGCACAGCGCGACTTCGTGGTGGTCGATGATGCATCGTTGGGGTGCCACGCAAACCATGGAGGCCTGGAACCCTGAAATCAAGCCGAACACGTCGTTCGCGCATCCTTGGGGAGTCACGCCGATTGTGGAAATCGCGCGATGGTTGCTCGGCGTGAATGTGACGGACGCCGGTGGCTCGCGGATTGTCGTTGCACCTCATCCTGCGGATCTCGAACACGTTTCGGGAAGCGTCGCCACCGTTCGTGGCTTGGTTTCGGTCGATATTCATCAAGGTAAGCGTACCAAGGTACAGGTCACGGTGCCCGGCAATGTGGTTGGAAGGTTGGAATACCCACTTGCCGGGAAACTGCTCGACACGGTTTCGGCTACTTTTTCGGCTGACGGGTCTTCGGCTTCTTCCGGTATTTCCGGCTTGTCGGTGAAAGGCAGCAGCCTCATTGTGCCGCTGGTTCCCGGCGTGACCACTGTGTGCCTGTGA
- a CDS encoding carbohydrate ABC transporter permease translates to MSAQTVSPQAVETGAVAPEIPFNKKPVSPLKVVGTIIGYLAMILVAAFTLLPFFWMILSSLKPNNEVYAVPIKWFPSAWQWHNYAAIWTKSNMTTWILNTLFFAIIVTCLQVFTGSFAAYGFSKIPFRGRTTLFLIYIATMAVPWQAYMIPQFKMIAAVGLSDTRWSIILLQAFGAFGVFMMKQFYDTIPEDLSEAARLDGLSEFGIYWKIVLPLSGPSIAALAIITFTNTWNDYMGPLIYLRSANLWTIQIGLKQFISQYNADYAMIMTGSVISVLPIIIVFLIGQKQFIEGIATSGMKG, encoded by the coding sequence ATGTCCGCGCAAACAGTATCCCCTCAAGCAGTTGAGACTGGTGCCGTGGCACCTGAAATCCCCTTCAACAAGAAGCCCGTGTCCCCGCTCAAGGTCGTTGGCACGATCATTGGCTATCTCGCCATGATTCTGGTGGCCGCGTTCACCCTGCTGCCGTTCTTCTGGATGATTCTTTCGTCCTTGAAGCCGAACAACGAGGTCTATGCGGTACCGATCAAGTGGTTCCCGTCGGCGTGGCAGTGGCACAACTACGCGGCCATCTGGACGAAGTCCAATATGACCACGTGGATTCTGAACACCCTGTTCTTCGCGATCATCGTGACCTGCCTGCAGGTGTTCACCGGTTCGTTCGCCGCCTATGGCTTCTCGAAGATTCCGTTCCGTGGACGCACCACGCTGTTCCTTATCTACATTGCGACCATGGCCGTGCCGTGGCAGGCCTACATGATTCCGCAGTTCAAGATGATTGCCGCTGTCGGCCTTTCCGACACCCGTTGGTCGATTATTTTGCTGCAGGCATTCGGCGCGTTCGGCGTGTTCATGATGAAACAGTTCTATGACACGATACCTGAGGATTTGTCAGAAGCCGCTCGACTTGATGGTTTGAGCGAGTTCGGCATCTACTGGAAGATCGTCCTCCCGCTTTCCGGTCCGTCCATTGCGGCGTTGGCGATCATCACCTTCACCAACACCTGGAACGACTACATGGGCCCGTTGATCTACTTGCGTTCCGCAAACCTGTGGACCATCCAGATCGGCCTCAAGCAGTTCATCTCCCAGTACAACGCGGATTACGCGATGATCATGACTGGCTCCGTCATCTCGGTGCTCCCGATCATCATCGTCTTCCTCATCGGCCAGAAGCAGTTCATCGAAGGTATCGCTACCTCCGGCATGAAGGGCTGA
- a CDS encoding sugar ABC transporter permease: MSDSSSSDVAAVGADLAAAGEAGAAEARNKPPAPKRQKTGGMDAKAISHRNLRNGLIFISPNFIGFILLTLFPVLSLFYIAFTKWSAFGMPKFNGLVNWVRLVHDRIFWQTVWHTFYYSLVHIPLTLAIAFGLAVLLNSKLKGRGFFRTVAFMPYVTSMVAAAQVWAMLFDPKSGPINQFLRLFLGNNVPGWLGSTKWAMPAVIIVGTWREVGYYMILLLAGLQTIPSELYEAAELDGANGWQRFWHVTVPSMRPTLFFVMVTLTIGSFKILDLTLIMTDGGPGTTTEVLAQYIYSVAFDNGDYGYASSVSLVLLFICMVVTLIQFWYNNAKEK, encoded by the coding sequence ATGTCGGATTCTTCTAGTTCGGACGTTGCCGCGGTGGGTGCCGATCTCGCCGCAGCAGGGGAGGCGGGTGCCGCCGAAGCCCGAAATAAACCGCCGGCACCAAAACGGCAAAAAACCGGAGGGATGGACGCAAAGGCGATTTCGCATCGTAACCTGCGCAATGGTCTGATCTTCATTTCGCCGAATTTCATCGGCTTCATCCTGTTGACGCTATTCCCGGTGCTCTCGCTGTTCTATATCGCGTTCACGAAGTGGTCGGCGTTCGGTATGCCGAAGTTCAACGGGCTGGTGAACTGGGTACGTTTGGTTCACGACCGCATCTTCTGGCAGACCGTGTGGCACACGTTCTACTATTCATTGGTGCATATTCCGCTGACGTTGGCGATTGCGTTCGGCTTGGCGGTATTGCTCAACTCCAAGCTCAAGGGACGTGGCTTCTTCCGTACGGTGGCGTTCATGCCGTATGTCACCTCAATGGTGGCGGCCGCGCAGGTGTGGGCCATGCTGTTCGACCCGAAGTCGGGCCCGATCAACCAGTTCCTGCGCCTGTTCCTCGGCAACAACGTGCCTGGCTGGCTTGGTTCGACCAAGTGGGCTATGCCTGCAGTCATCATCGTGGGTACTTGGCGTGAAGTCGGCTACTACATGATTCTTCTGCTGGCTGGTCTGCAGACGATTCCTAGTGAATTGTATGAGGCCGCAGAGCTCGATGGCGCGAACGGCTGGCAACGATTCTGGCACGTTACGGTGCCTTCGATGCGACCGACGCTGTTCTTCGTGATGGTCACGTTGACCATAGGTTCGTTCAAGATCCTCGATTTGACCTTGATCATGACCGACGGCGGTCCTGGAACGACCACAGAGGTGTTGGCCCAGTACATCTACTCGGTGGCATTCGACAACGGCGACTATGGCTATGCATCTTCGGTATCGTTGGTGTTGCTGTTCATCTGCATGGTGGTCACGCTGATTCAGTTCTGGTACAACAATGCGAAGGAGAAGTAA